TTATTCTGGATTTTTTGAGGAATCTTGCGAGCTGCATGCGTTAGTTCGACTTCGGAATGTTCCAGTTGAGGGCGTCTTTTTTGACTTCGTAGAAAAGCCCCGCCGCCATGAGCGCAATGAAGAACATCACGGGAAGCGCAACCGGCAGTTTCTCCGAAACGAGGTCGGGATACGCCATCGCCAGCGGAAGCATGAAGACCACTTCGATGTCGAACACCACAAAAAGCATTGCAACCAGATAGAACCTCGCCCCGAAGCGCGGGTGCGGTATGCCTTCGGGCGCGTTGCCGCATTCGTATGCCGAATCTTTTACGGCGTTCGTTTTTGCGCGCTGTCCGAAAATGTGGCTCGCCGCGACAATCGCCGCGCCCATTCCGACCGCGACCACGATTTGCACCAATACGGGTATGTATGAAACCGGTTCCATATGTCTAAAAAGTCTTCACAGCGGCGTGTGTTTGTCAAATATTTTACTCCAAAAAGGTTGAAGGGGAAGCGGGCTGTTGTTTTATTGTTCGGCAAAAAATCGCAATGGCGGACAAAATTTTAACCGACGCGCTGAAAAAATACTTCGGGCACGACTCTTTCAGAAGCCCGCAGGACGAAATCGTCGCGTCGATTTTGTCGGGCAGGGACACGCTTGCAATCATGCCCACGGGCGGCGGCAAAAGCCTCTGCTACCAGCTGCCCGCAATGCTGCTCGACGGCATAACGCTTGTGGTTTCGCCGCTAATCGCGCTGATGAAAGACCAGGTGGACGCGCTGGCCGCCCGCGGCATTCCCGCGGCGATGATAAACAGCTCGCAGACTTGGGAACAGCAGTGCGAAGTGCTTGCGGCTCTCGAACGCGGCGAGCTGAAACTTGCGTACGTCGCGCCCGAAAGGTTCAGGGCGCAGTCGTTTTCGCGGGCGTTGGGCAGGGTGAAAATAGGCCTGTTCGCGGTGGACGAGGCGCACTGCATAAGCCAGTGGGGGCACGACTTCCGTCCCGACTACATGCGGCTCGGCGAGACGCTCGACAGGCTCGGACGCCCCGTGTGCGCGGCGTTCACGGCGACGGCAACCCCCGAAGTGAAGTCGGACATCGCCGAACAGCTCAGACTGCGGGAGCCGGCCGTGTTCGTCTCCGGCTTCGCCCGCCCCAACCTTTCGTTCAACGTGAGGGAGGTTTCGAGCAAGGCGGAAAAATTTACGCGGATTTGCGGGCTGATAGACAAATACAAGTCGGGCATAATCTACTGCGCAACGCGCAAGAGCGCGGAGGCTCTGTCGGAATCGCTCTGGCGCGACGGCGTAAGGCACACGCTCTACCACGGCGCAATGACGCCCTCGGAGCGCGACATCGCGCAGGAGGATTTCATCGGCAAAAAGACCGACGTCGCGGTCGCCACAAACGCGTTCGGCATGGGAATCGACCGCCCCGACATCAGGTTCGTCTGCCACTACGAGCTTCCGGGGAGCGTGGAGGCTCTATATCAGGAGTCGGGACGCGCGGGGCGCGACGGCGGAGAGTCGTACTGCGAAATGCTGCTCATGTACGCCGACAAGCGCGTTCAGGAATTTTTCATAGAGGGCGCAAACCCAGACCTGCCTTTCATTCGCAACACATACCGCGTTCTGCGCGAAAACGCCGACAATGCAAACGAGTGCTTCATGCCGATAGACAATATTGCCGAAGAAGTCGCCGACATCGCGCGGTTTTCGGGCGGGAGAAAGACGCCGCGCGGGAAATTCGGCGGGAGCGGCGCAAACTCCATGGCGGTTTCGAGCGCGATTTCGATTTTGCGCAGGTACGGCTTCATCGAACGCTTCGACGTTCCGTCGTCGAGGGTTCGCGGCACGCGCCTGCTAAGCCCCGACGCCGACGAAACGGCGGTCGTCTTCCCCGACGGCATGCTCGAAGAAAAGCGGCGGCGCGACGAATCAAAGCTCAGGGACGTCCTGCGCTACGCGTACTCAAAGGAGTGCCGCCAGCGGTGGATTCTCAAATACTTCGGAGAGCGCAGCGACGAGCCTTGCGGCAAGTGCGACGTCTGCCGCGAAGCCCCGCAAACGCAGGTTTTTGAAACGCTGCCCGAATACGAACTTACGGAAGTTCGCAAGGCGTTGAGCTGCGTGGCGAGAATGTCGGTAAAAGTCGCCCCGCGCGAATGGCGGCCGCGCTTCGGGCGCGAGAAAATCGTGAAGTGCATGCTCGGCAGCAAAGACGAAAAACTGCTCTCGGCGGGTCTCGACAAGCTTTCGACATACGGAATCCTCAAAGAGCACGGAACAAAATTCTGCTCCGAGCTGTTCTCGCGCATGATTGAAGCGGGGCTTGTGGAAATTTTCGACGGCGAATACCCG
The Opitutia bacterium KCR 482 genome window above contains:
- a CDS encoding RecQ family ATP-dependent DNA helicase — encoded protein: MADKILTDALKKYFGHDSFRSPQDEIVASILSGRDTLAIMPTGGGKSLCYQLPAMLLDGITLVVSPLIALMKDQVDALAARGIPAAMINSSQTWEQQCEVLAALERGELKLAYVAPERFRAQSFSRALGRVKIGLFAVDEAHCISQWGHDFRPDYMRLGETLDRLGRPVCAAFTATATPEVKSDIAEQLRLREPAVFVSGFARPNLSFNVREVSSKAEKFTRICGLIDKYKSGIIYCATRKSAEALSESLWRDGVRHTLYHGAMTPSERDIAQEDFIGKKTDVAVATNAFGMGIDRPDIRFVCHYELPGSVEALYQESGRAGRDGGESYCEMLLMYADKRVQEFFIEGANPDLPFIRNTYRVLRENADNANECFMPIDNIAEEVADIARFSGGRKTPRGKFGGSGANSMAVSSAISILRRYGFIERFDVPSSRVRGTRLLSPDADETAVVFPDGMLEEKRRRDESKLRDVLRYAYSKECRQRWILKYFGERSDEPCGKCDVCREAPQTQVFETLPEYELTEVRKALSCVARMSVKVAPREWRPRFGREKIVKCMLGSKDEKLLSAGLDKLSTYGILKEHGTKFCSELFSRMIEAGLVEIFDGEYPLAGLTDFGVSVMLGEVSELKMQYPRWVSKTGRAKILAEKKSGGGKARAKNASDSPELSTDDQALYDALAKVRLSLCARMKIPPFRIFTNAVLRQMAEQRPQTREAALELKGVGESNARFLPRFLETVSKFAD
- a CDS encoding NADH-quinone oxidoreductase subunit A; its protein translation is MEPVSYIPVLVQIVVAVGMGAAIVAASHIFGQRAKTNAVKDSAYECGNAPEGIPHPRFGARFYLVAMLFVVFDIEVVFMLPLAMAYPDLVSEKLPVALPVMFFIALMAAGLFYEVKKDALNWNIPKSN